Part of the Uloborus diversus isolate 005 chromosome 9, Udiv.v.3.1, whole genome shotgun sequence genome is shown below.
atttggtacgtagactcctagtggggtctagttgtgcacctcccccgttggttgcattctggtgtttctaaaggggtcttttgcgcctttttggggagaaatcattgttaattttgatgtaaactcaagtagtgttataatttggcggacacttggcgatatatcgccagtcttttggttgccaacttggcgacaaatttggtgatttttcaaaaaaaatctgtttcaatttggccactgttggtgatatttattgAGTCAactaatgaatcacattaaaattgccagtgttggggaaatgacattaaattggagtaaaaggaagtcatgtgatgcacacacacatcagctcgtttactctACGGCATGcaccttcatgaaaatgtatgTTTCTGAATCGAGTGCCAGACTGTACTGATAGAATGTTTCTCATCCCACAGGTGGCGGGGGTGTGATGTCCGGGTCCGGGGGTGCGACGGCGGACCTGGCGAGCCTGTTCGAGTGCCCAGTGTGTTTCGACTACGTGTTGCCTCCCATCCTCCAGTGCCAGAACGGACACCTGGTCTGCACCACCTGCCGACACAAGCTCACCTGCTGCCCCAGCTGCAGGGGACCCATAGGTGAGTCTGAACAAACCAGATTATCTCCCCTTTTTTACCGTTGAATCTGCTATGCAGTTACGATGGTTCGAAAATAACGGTGGCGTTTGTACAGTGAAAGTGGTACTAAGGCGAAAAAATTCTGTATGGATCATTCTCTCAGAAACTCATTTTCATGTTCaagttaaaaactttaagaatGCTTTTTGACTCATTCATGTTTTTAggggtttaaatatttttcaatatagaGTTCAACTAGATAATTGAAGGAAAGtgccaatattttatttaaaacatctttaattttagtttcaacTACCCAAATGGTAATTCCTTCGCTTGTTCCCACTGCaagtaaaaaataagcaaacattaTTTATAAGCAAACATTATTTATAAGCAAACAAACaataagttaaaaacaaattcatttaaaattaattttccattaaaaactaGTTCATTCAGTTATTTTTAACTTTGTCCCCAGTTAGTAGTGTCACTCCGTCACAACAGTAGATTTTCTTCCCAAaattgctacaaaataattttttttaacactaagtCGAGTGACAGGAAATATCCAATGTtgtttagcgaaaaaaaaaacagattacagaatacttGTTTCagagtttcaaggaacccctttttcaattcaaaggtgttatcttctagatgtaaagacgcCCAAGAATAAGTCTAGTACTTTGCAGCTGGTGACCCAAAAAACATGATGCAGTATATTTGCATCTTTAACTTGTTGGAATTTCGTTCTTGGAATTAATATGAAAACATAAAACCAAATAAGGTTTTTTGCATCCATCATTCCCTCACATCtgtttttataaaacaattaagtaaaataatccaGAAAACTGAATAATCTTAAGCTACTTCCTCGCTTGAGGATATTtgtatgcaaataaattcaaatatcAGTTTGGCTTAACTActagaatgaaattttaatgaatttgtcATTCCCTTACTGAGAATGATGCTTTTGAGAGGGTATAATGCATGctatttaaacaaatatattttaatttttcaagacttttttttttttttgtaaaggccTTGCCAATATCTATCTGATCCCTGCAAAAGGTTTCATTTGATTCCATccactttcatttttattaacttaATAAGCTCAAAATGGTAAAAGTTCATTGTTATTTCAAGACTGAATCAAATGACTGGTAAAGACAGCAACAGTGTCATGTGATCTTCCGAATGCTTAAactaaatttcatttataatcattttaaattctattgaataaaactaattttctaaCATAGGGGTTTTTCTATGTACTGTACAATGCAATTTAAAAACtacctaaattttgtttttttttttcatagagttTAATTTAGTAGTAATTGcattaatgacataattttatttttattaaattaaaataatacaaacaAGGAAAaatcgtaaaaacgcattttttttttttccaataaaagcaGGCTTTTTTAGAGTAGTTTAACCAGAAAAGGCTGTCTGGTTTTTTGGCTTAGCTAAAACCTGACAGCCCTGCTACACCTGTTATTCCTTGCTAATAAAAAATCTTCAGTGttattgaaagttattttgtctggaaaatgttcaaataaaaaCTGTTGAATCTGCCACACAGAAAGAAATGTTCGAAGCATTTCAGTAGAACTAGAAATGGATGCATTCATTCAATGGTTTCAACAGAGAGGAAGCGAACATTCGAAAATAGTTTTAGTTGAATCATCCAGTTAATCACCTTATAAGTGTGTAAGTAAGATTCCTATTTTTGTTTGTGCATGTAGAATAGTAAATGTTCTCTTTAAGGtatagtttcaaaattaaatggataaaagtATTTAGTGCAGTTTAACCTCGATATCTCGACTGTCTCAGGAGGAGAAAAGAATTCGAGAGTGAGTTTTCGTgttatcaaggttttgaaaaaattacagtagtaactCTCAGAATCACTCACACATACTCTATACATATATACtctatacatatttatgtatgcacTATGGGACCATTTTGCATCACGATTAACAAATTATTATTCAACATTTTACtgcatttgaaatttatttgcattcctgTTTTGTTGTAACAATACCTTATATTAAGGCTGGGCACTATAAGAATTTCTACAGTGTGATGTACCAACCTCACATTGCGATGTTGCAATAAATCATGATGTGTAAGGGCTTatctttttaaactttacttaaacttgcttgtttaaatgttacaaaatatatacaagatttaaaaaaaatacatattgtgCTAGATACTTTCGAGCAAATTCTAGCACTGggcaaaaaattatcaaaaaaaaagttcaaagggCAAGATAGCAATAAACATCGCAGATATAAGTTTTGGAATTGcaatgaacctattttttcaatgaaaacaaaaaagatgTGAGATTATGGAAGCGAAATTAAGTATATTCCAGTCACATCTCGCATCTtcttgtatttaaataaaagctCCTTGTAACACCTAAGTACAACATTTGTGTCTACAATTTCTGTTTGCCATCTTGTGctttaaacttaactttttttttttttttttgatgagtgatGATATAAAAACTTTGTTCATCAACATATTTTCTGTTTTGAGCTAAAAAAGGAAAACTGCATGTTTTGGAAGAAGTGAAGGTATTTGTTTGCTTATGATATTTCCACCATTGTTTGTTTGAAAAGTTTCCTATAAGTAACTCTTCACACCATTGTTACTTAGTCACTTTGGCTTGACATTTGGCTAATTTAAAATTGTTGTGgaaaaatttgagattaaaaTGTCGGCTATCGTAGACAGGTGTTTACATCGGTGCTTAGGTTTGCACTCGCTGCAATACTGAAACATTGGTTtggagaaaaattctaaatcagTTTAATAATGTGAGATGTACTTTTTGTAATGCATTCCCCAGCCCTACCTAGTATTCACTTATTTGACTGATTCCTAGATATCGTTTAGCTGGATTGTTAGCTACTTACGAACAAGGAGACTtcctaatttatatttttcaatcatttttttcattatagttTTTCTCACTAACCTCAAGGCCTGATTGCTGCACAGGCCGCCTGGGCCCGAGACCCCAACTTCCTAAAggctccattttttttaaaaacttatgcatatcattaacaagaagttctgtctagaactataagagcctactttcccgtatacacatactactttctagtacctgatcaatattctcaagaatagctaaaatcacaaattgttttaaacatatttttttatattttaagctaatttctaggaataaaatattcctcactcatctaaaaaaattagatgcgtaaaaagtaaaaaaaataataaaataagaaaaaaactaacaaataaaatagcagcaccttttaaacaaagcagctaatacacttttttccattaaaaaaattctttaacagctttcaaaacgaaaaaataataattaaaattaataagctaataaaaataaatatacatcatatcaacaaaaaaaaatcgtttctttttcctctgttgccaaaaataatttttaaaataaattactgcacttaccaaaataaataaaaacaataaaatgtcaacttaaagaaataattttcattgtcaaaaaaaaagaaaaaaaatcgtttgcgcaTATTTTtacgtagaaacataaatgacttgacgaaaactttagcgtgaaaataaaaaaaagtcatatcaacaataattatttcgctgttaaaaccatagctacggagtcggagtcaatctcattttgggataaaggagtcggagtcgaatatccaaaaatcagAGTCGgtcatctgtcctccgtgtataaattttggccaaagctacgaagtcggggagtcggagtccgattaattatcgggcacaggagtcgagtcggagtcaggtgcccctaaattctcggagtttggagtttggcgtcaagagctgtttccaacaaaatttgtttgaagtaaatccgccttcaagtacggaatctacattgactttcagtttccccgtaggcgctaatgttaagggatttgaactgttcaaaattgaacggaaaactgttcaaatcaaaaagatatgttgtatacaagtttttcatcaaaagcttttttatacaaagtttgtttgaagcaaattcgcctcacagttcggaattgccttgaatttccccgtaggcgctaatgttaagtttttttgaactgttcaaaattgaacaaaaaatagttcaaatcaaaaagtgaaatatgggaatgaggtgtcctcgccgagatctttcgaacaaaaaaaagtttgttcgaatcggactattcattcaaaagttattagggggagacagacagaccgacagacatttttccccatctcaataccctactttccaatttttaatttttcgatatttatttaattattttatttatttttgactttttttgttttttgcgatatttttaagatgcattaagccttcttgcttgcttttttcttctttttctgacttttaatgggaaagtaggctaaaaagtcatgtattttttttttttgaaaataataagaaataatgatttatttattaaaagatacctgttttaaatattgttaaacattttacattgacttaaagtgatagaatGCAGACGGGGGTGGGGGGCCTCCAAATCATTGTCGGActtgggcctcactttcagttagttGGGCCCTGACTAGCCTGGTGGTTTTTATTATTGTGGAAAGCGAGGGGTACTGAATGAGATTTTGAAATAAGcagcaatttcattttcttttttcattcactatcttaaaatttctaattttacctTCTACCAATAGCCAGATTCCTAAACTTTTTGGCAGTCATTTTGGAGGAGTTAAAAGCAGAATGAAGAGGATAAAGAACAGCATTTTCCATTTTTGCTTAGAAACTGACAAAAAATCCACTCCTGGCCTCAAAATGGACAAAATGTTCGGAAGAAATGCACAAAGAATCAAATCTTCGGGAAAAACACTGAGATAAAAAGTACTACAGCACACTCCTTATACCCACACTCCCTTATTATTGGGCACCAATCCCCTAATCTcaaaatttctctcaaaaaggataaaaaactACAAGTAATTGCCTCTAAAACTGGttctactacaaaaattgccaaagaaaaattgcaattgaaacttgtttctgtgcaaaaaatttgatatatcaagggatttgaaaaataaattttgagataattgcggaaaatacatagaaatttttatgaaaaaggaaAAGGGATTTGTTTTCTTAGATATCAAGGGTTTTGAGATAaagaggttcgagatatcaaggtctAACTGTATTAGAGCTGTAATACATTATCTATTTTGTTTCGTATAatcattaacactagaaagactcaAAATTGCTGTatctagaaagactgaagggggtTGTGATTCCTTTTCTGATTATTGGTTGTATTCTTTGCAAAtttcttcctgagggagtccacatgccctGCACATCTTCTCTAATGGCTGAATGTATAATAATTTCAGTGATGTTACCTCTACATTCCAAAATGTAAATCTCTTATGAAGAGCAATTCTTACAATTGACTTGTAGGCAGTATTTCACGTTTGAAATTCCAGCCAACTAAAATAATAACGTCAGAGTAAAACTAGAATGAACAGCTCCTTTCTTTGCTACTGCAAGTAAGAGTTAAGaacaatttatgattttttttattgtaaactatcTCTGGGGTTGCTGTAGCCCCGCatgtctttctaggtataaggttcaatATTTACACTGCTATGAGGTCAGGACTTAATGATATTACATGCATTCAAAAATATGGTTACattttgaaaagtctgaaagttcCATTATGTTTAGTTGGTTAATTTACTGAACACCAAAGTATGAGGAGAGCCACACCTACAAAGGCCCCTCTGTCTTTCTAGTgttcaactaaaataaaaaagttgtgtatgtatgttttttatttctatatTATATTTATGATTCCATTCCAATTCTGAtgcttatattttatatttctaatcaTATGCAAAAAATCATTGCTAGGTAATATAAGAAACTTGGCCATGGAAAAAGTGGCGACAACTGTATTTTTTCCTTGCAAATATTCTGCTGCCGGTTGTAAGCAGCAACTCATGCACACTGAAAAGACAGACCATGAAGAGCTCTGCGAATTCAGGTGATGAATAACTTTTCTTATTCTGAGCATCTTATTAAATGTCGGGTGTAATAGggtgtatatgttaccgttaaagtatataatgcagttattttatagaatacctagttattccatgaaataactgatcgtgtccgttaaagtgtaatatgttattaatttgacactttaactagttattctatgaaataactaggtattctataaattaactaatgagagacagttaaagtgtaaaataaacaatttatctaaaatgaaataactagttattctataaatatactaatgatagacaattaaaatgaaaatgaagcaaTTCATCCAATTTAAGCAGcttataaatggtatttatggacgCGTActgtaaaatcatttgttacaacaagaattactaaaatgacacttggaattacaaagaacattatttagaaacaaaaacattttttgttgacataCTGGGTTTTACATGAACATTTTGTGGGTAACACAgtggtggaaggtaaatgtatttatcgtgcaagatatatgatatagattgtTTTACAcattaacgggctgcagatcgttattctgtgaaataactagttaaaccatgaaatacaagaaatttttacactttaacggacacaatcagttattccatgaaataactaggtattctattaAATAACGGATTTCATGTTTTAATCGTAACGTATACAAGTTGTTAAGTTTTTGTATTTTGTCATAAGTTTTTgtactgaaattttaaagcatCAATTCTTTCTTAAATATAGTTGTTTTTGTTAAGTAACACAAGAAAAAGTGCTTTactttttgtgtcattttttaaaaggctttaattttttttcattttctggattaaaaaaaaaaatcttgcctgTTTGTAAAACAAAGGAAATTTATCAGCTGTACTGActtgtttttcaacaataaaTTGACTTCATTATTGCTTACTTTAAGGCACTCCAATGTGACAGGCAAAATAAGGGTGTGAGAGGAGGTTTGGCAACAAAAGAGGAGAATGAGCTGACCTGAACTCGGACGTGTTTGGTTTTATGTTGCATTACGCCCattatataattgatttttttttttatctgattttccAGTCTAAGTAAAAATGCTgggattaaaagaaaaatatattgattcTTTGTCTTGGCTCAGAACATAAAATTCTAAAAAGGACctgtcaaaattattttcttatcaaGTCCCATTGCAGACGTGCCAACAGCTCCACTTTTGCGAGGTTTCTCTGTTTTTCAATCCTAACTCCATTGATATGTGTGAAGTCCAGAAAACCCTGCTGTCACTCTCGTCATCACAAAACTTTCGCAATCTTGATGCACGTTTTTGAGGGCGTCATGTTATGAAGGGCTCGTCAATGAACTACAATTTGTTGGGGTCGTAGTGCTCGTTTTTTTGCAATTGTCCAAGAAggactctgttttttttttttttttttctttttccctttccTGATCGCATAGTTTCACCTTAGATTGCCCTGAATATTGTCTTCTTGGCAACTTCGATTTCCACATTGAATGTGCATGTCACTGGAAATTGTTTCCTGTGTTTTGAGAGTTCACTCCTTTTGTATCGTGTAAATATTGGAATAATTTGTGCAGTACAAAGGTGCATGAAATCAATGCATGTTAATGAagatcagttgattttattttctattttaatataatttctgatttattaatttttttgtataaacATGCCAACATTGCACTTCTAAATTGCGagacattattattttaataattaatgaaatatttaactttttagatGCATGCCGTCCAACATTGAATATCTACTTTGCATAATTTTGTTTACCATGTTTCAgacttcaatccttttgcatcttatacTTATTTTAATGTGTAGAATTTTAGATTTGCTTATTTTTATCCTAATTATCAAGAGTTTGCTTTTTGTCTTTCATTAATAAGTactatttctatttttttgagaaaatattgaaTTGTAAAAGAATGagcctttaaaaatatatttctgttgtATGTTTTAACTTCTTATGTGACTTATGACCTTGAAcatatattttctctcataacTTTCTACATGTTGAGCAAGAACTGCTAgccacaaaataaataaacaaataattttaaaattaaaattcttggCATAACATGCCCTTTGATTCTTGGAGCTACCAAAAGATTCCATTCATCTCTCATAAAGTCATTGATGTGCAGTTTGTACTCTGATTTTAGACCTGCAAAATAGCGCTCCTCTTAAGCCTCTCTGGAAGTTGGCAGCTCTGTGATTGAGAATGACCCCTTGATGGAAGTCAATTAGCTAAAACCTTTATTTCataacatttcttttaattctaaaataaaatttcccccaCTAAAACATACCTTAAATGAAAGTCATCGGTTAAATTATTGATAAATCTTGCTTACAACAAGGTTCCATTCTTACCTGGTTTTTTTCAATGTACTGCAATGTGTGTTCTGGAAGGTAAATTTAATGGTAAATGTTATTTGCTTGaaacttctaaaattttaatttcattttcaggcCTTATTCATGTCCTTGTCCCGGTGCTCAGTGTAAATGGTTTGGCTCCTTAGATCAAGTGATGCCTCATCTAATGCATTCCCACAAGTCCATCACAACCCTTCAAGGTAAgcaggatttttatttatttatttgaaatgataCTACATTGGCTTTTTCATGcacattaagtttttaattatgaATGCATGAAAGTTGCATGCACTCCTCACCTTCAAATAATAGCACTTAGAGGAAATTCACAGACAATTGCCAATGctctaattttggaaaaaatattgtaaacgcTTTCTATAATGCTCCACATTCCCCGGCATGCAATCGGTGTTGTCCGTAGCTTACACAatactgccaggttagatttgcccctaCTATAATGCAagaatgtttgtttttaattaataaatttattaatgttattacaACTGGCCACTGGGTTGTTTGTTTAAACCAAGTGTTTTTAACTAAGTTGTTCTCctgcaatttttttcataaattttagatattctttgaaaatgtaaaatccaATTAATGTAAAGTAAATAGCAAatatttatagataaattacagattaataaatttgcaaattttttcattataatttttaaatataatgcaagtttacaaaatgtttttctttctttttttaaatcaatgcaacACTTCTAAGTAATGCAACTTTTCCTATTTAGCATATAAATATACAAGGCTGTGCTTATGCGatgattttctaaaattacatgtaGAAAAATTCCAAGTAGTttgttatctttatttatttatttcattctttaacattttaaaatagccCCAAAAACATATTTCTGCCCAAACTTCATTTTACTGcctaatttgctaaattaagcgTTATAGAGATAAATCATGCATCATTGAAGCAATTCGGATAATATATAAATGTTAACTCTGTGGAGTATttaaatgagaaaagaaaaaaatgacttaaacaGTCCTAAAAACACTTAGAGTAGAGCAGGCTAAAATTGATCTAATACCTGTACATTTTTCGGCATTCATGATAGAcaatgcagtcagagcaagaaaaaaaGATGTATAAAGTGGTGAAAATAGAACCAGTGTAACTCTGCTCTAATAACAAGATTTGAtgccaaattttcacttttcaaagaacCTTTTGGATAGAAAATGATAAAGGACTTCTTTGTATTAATATTGGAAGAattttaaacattagtttttaatacaaagtttttattaatgcattatttttattgtaaaaaataaggcATACATTCGACTAGGAAAGGATTTCAAAacttgtctccccccccccccaggtttttaattaaaatgattttattttaaacaaagaattagaattcctaaatgcattaaactggaaaaaataatgtttacaatgaaaaacataatttattaatatatataacCTATTTTAAGTATTccactgatacattaggtaaatttttctcgatttgtaattattttttatctttgaaaaagatatgtgtttatcttttgatttttaaagttgtgtaacgtacatcagacttgtgattcatttgtagatactaaAAAATATGTTCTGTGcttaaaatacagtcaaaccttgatatctcgaatttGAAGGgagcataaaaaaaattagagtTATCAAAAATCCTTGGGTAGCTGGGGTGTGTTGGATAAAGTGCAAAAAATACATGTctctttgaaaataaatgcatatattaTTCACAAAACACTTACTGATACATTGaatcatttaagaaaaaatcaaTGCTGGTTTACTTCAAATTCAAGTCTTTTTCTCATTCCACTACAATTTCTAAATGAGAAAGCGCTCTGAAAGTCTCTTCTGTCATATGTGGACGGGATTCGATGAATCTTCGTAGCACATCAGTAGCGGATAGGGCTTCTTTgtctgtaggttttttttttttttttttgaggattgcAGATCTCTTCTTCTTCATCCTCTTTGGAAATTGGATCGCCAGTGATTATTTGAGAAAGAATTTCGTGGTCTTCCCATCGACCACATACTACAACTTCTTCATCAACGTTTAGGAAGTCTTGGAATTGCACTTCATTTAAATCCAAACGTTCGGAAAGTCGTCCCCAATCTGTTCTTGACACACTCATTTCAGTTTCATCATTTATGTTGCATACGGGGACATCCTCTTAATTCTTTACGAATCCAGCTTTCTTACAGCAATTTCTGGTGGTTGAGGAAGTTGCACAATTCCAAGCTTTGTCAGTCACTCGATGGCTTCTAATATGGTAACTCCAGAAGGCTCGACTCCTTCTTCAA
Proteins encoded:
- the LOC129230318 gene encoding E3 ubiquitin-protein ligase SIAH1-like codes for the protein MEKKHSNGKPRNHLTAACHPANHANPPLDSKYNIGGGGVMSGSGGATADLASLFECPVCFDYVLPPILQCQNGHLVCTTCRHKLTCCPSCRGPIGNIRNLAMEKVATTVFFPCKYSAAGCKQQLMHTEKTDHEELCEFRPYSCPCPGAQCKWFGSLDQVMPHLMHSHKSITTLQGINYHEI